The Oceanidesulfovibrio indonesiensis genomic sequence AGCCACGTCTTCCATGGCCAGGAACCGCTTGGACAGCGCAACGAGCACGTCCGGGTCGTTGGGATTCTCGCGCATCTGTTGCATGAGACTGCGAACTTCTCCCATGCCTTCGCCGCCTTGGCCCATCATGCCGCCCTGGGATGCAGGGGGCATGCCGTCCTCGTCACCATGGTCGTGCTCCTGCGCAGTGACCACCTTGCGTTGCAGCGAGTGGTCCATGCGGTACATGAACGACGTCACGAAAATAACGACGAGCCCGCCGAGCACCAGCGCCAGAATAAGCCGGCGCGGTCCCTTGGGCATGGCCGCGACAGCGTTTTGCTGCTTTTTTGGGGAAGTGGGCTGCGGGACGGCCTTTTTCGATTGCTTCTTTTTTTTCGCCATGAGCGTCAGGCCCTTGTGTCTTCATCCTCATCGTGAGTGAGGCGTTCGAGTTGGGTAAGGCGTTCGCCGAGTCGCTTCTGGTTCAGGGCGAGAAACGCCAGATAGGCGCCCATGCCGATCCAGACCACGGCGTTGCCGGCGATGAGAAAACCTGTGGGGTCCATATCAATGCTCCTTCCAGATGATTCGCGCCTCGATGCGCTCGGCCGCGTTCATTTGCCACAGGCGGCCCAGCAACAGGGCGGCCCAGAGCAGGCCGAAGGCGCCCAGACAGACGAACAGGGTGAGCTTCATCTCTGGCTCCAGTCCGCCCCCGGAGGCGCTGAACACCGCCGGATGGATGGAGCGCCAGAGGCGTGCGGAATAGAATACGAGCGGAACGTCCAGAAAAGCAACGATGCCGAGCACTGCGCTGACCACGGCGCGTCTGCCCGGCTGCATGGAAAGCGAACGGATAAGCAGGTAGCCCGCGTAAATGAACCACATGACGAGCGTGGTGGTGAGGCGCGGGTCCCATGTCCACCAGACGTTCCAGGAAACGCGGCCCCAGATGGAGCCAGTGGCCAGGGCGAGCAGGGCGAGCAGCACGCCCAGTTCCGCGGCCGCTCCTGCCAGACGGTCCCAGAAAAAATTGCGTTTGAGCAGGTAGGCGATGGACGCGACGAAGACCACGAAGAAGCTCATGAGCGCCCACCACGCGCATGGCAGGTGGAGATAGAATATCTTCTGGATAGGCCCCAGCGTCATCTCCACGGGCGCATACAGCCACACGAGCAGTTGGCTGCCGAAGACCGCCACGCCGGCGGCCAGTGCGAGCAGGAAACGGATGTTCATGGATTTAATCTCTTTGTCATGCGCTTCGGCATCCGGTGTTAGTGCCTTTTTGCCAGAGACGCAACGGGCCTGGAATCGTCCGGGAAAAGAAAATTTTTATGCCTCGCGCTGCTGAGGGACAATGTCCCCCAGACTCCCTGAAAGGGTTCAAGGGGCAACTGGCCCCGTGCCGGGGAGTTTGAGGGCTGAGTCCCCTCGACCCCGACAGTAAATCAATCTCCACTAAACAGCTCTAGTCACCTGCCCGGTACAGCACGGGGAACAGGAGCAGCCCCACAGCGGAATACAGCGCCCCGAAGCCGAGCGCCAGCCCCAGCCACGAGCCCGCGCCCAGGGGCGAGGCGCCCTCCAGAAATCCAGTGGTGAGGCGGATTCCGGCGAGAAGCACCGGAACCACCAGCGGAAAGAGCACCAGCGAAAGAAGCGACTCCCTCCCGGCCTGCCCCTGAGCCAGGGCGCCAAGCAAAGCGCCAACCGCCACGAGGCCCCAGTCCACCACGAGTATGCCGGCAATGCCGACAAGCCAACTTTCCGCGGGGCCTGAGGGCTCGTTGCCTAGAAAGATGATGGTCGCCGGCATGAAGGCGAGCTGGGAGGCGACGAGCAGGAGGCCGGAGGCCAGGGCTTTGCCCGCCCAGACGGAGGCCAGCGGCGCCGGGGAAAGTATGAGTCCTGGCCGTGCGTTGCTCTCTTCCTCCAGGCTGAACAGGGCGTTGGACATGAGCACGAGCGAGAAGAGCGAGGCGAGCCAGAAAATGGTGGCCGCGGTCTGCGCAGGCACAAGATCGCCTGCCTGGCGCGAAAGGCTGAACACGAAAACCAGCACCAGCCCCAGAAGCAATGCCTGCACGAGACCGGCTCCCCGCGTGAGCGTGAGGCGCAGGTCCTTGGCCGCAATAAGCATGGTGGGTTTCAGCATACGGCCTCCGGCTCATAGTCCTCGGCCGGGCCGATGAACACGGTCTTGCGGCGCGCGATGCCGATGACGCGATCGGCAAGGGGGAGATCGTGCTCCACATGATGGCTCACCCAGACGATGCCGGCTCCGCGTTCCTTGGCCCGGGCGATCTCCTCGTGCAGGATCTGCGCGGACCGGCGGTCCAGGCCCGTGCCCGGCTCATCCAGAAACAGAAGCTGCGGCTTCGTGAGGAACACCCGCGCGAGGTTCAGTCGCTGCGCCATGCCTCGGGAGAAATGTCCGGCGCGTTCTTTGGCCACGGCGGCGAGTTCCACCCGCTGGAGCATGGCCTGCAGGGATTCTTCGTCGTCGGGCGCGTTGTACATGCCTGCCCAGAAGCGAAGGTTTTCCAGGGCCGTGAGTTGCGGGTAGAGAAACGGCCGGTGGCCGAGGAATCCGATGCGTCCCGGCGGCGGGGTCCGCTCCACGGTGCCGGCGTCCGCATGGCCGTCGCCAGCCAGGATGCGCAGCAGGGTGGATTTGCCCGCACCGTTGGGCCCCACCACCAGCAGCGCCTCGCCCGCATCGGCATAGAGGCTCACGTCCTTGAAGACGAGGCGCGGCCCGTAGAATTTGGCGAGGCCGGCGGCTTGCAGCAGCCGCAGATGCCCGGCCGGATCAGGCACCGTTGGCGTCTCCCGGAGCAGGTTTGTCGGCGGGGTCCCTGGGGCGCGTCAGCCCCAGGAAGGGCAGAATGCACATGAGCGTGCCGCCGACCCACATCCAGTTGATGAGCGGATGTGTGGACAGCCTGAGGGAGGCCTTGCCGTCCTGCGCCAGGCCCAGGAGCGTGGCGTAGAGTTCGTTGCCCACTCTCGGAATGGTGGAGGCCTCGGCGAACGGGGAGTCGAACTTGCGGTAGGCGCGGCGTTGCGGCTTGAGTGTGCCGAGCACCTTGCCGTCGCGGGTAACTTCGAGCTGCGCCTCGAGGTAGATCATGCCGGGCGTTTCGCCCTGATGGAGGTCCTTCAGCGTGAAGGTGTAGCCGTCCATGACCACGGATTCGCCCGGGGCCATGAGGAAGTCCTCCTCCACCTTGTACGGCCCGGAGAAAGCTACGCCGAGCACAACGAGAGCGAGGCCGAAGTGCACGCCGTACGCACCCCAGGCGGTGCGGCGCCGGCGCAGGGACTTGTCCGAGAGGAGCGAGCCGAGGCTGCCCACGACCACAGCCAGTGCGGCGGCAGCGCCGAGAAGCGCCAGAGGAATGGTCATGCCGCCCAGACCGAACATGACGGCCACGCCGAAAAACACGCCGACAACGCCGAAGAAAAGCGTGGAGCGGACGATGCCCTTGTTCCAGCCCAGGAAAGGACAGACCGCAAGCAGCACTGTGAGCAGCACGAAGAACGGCAGGCACACGCGGTTGTAGAAGCCCTGGTCCAGGCCTACGGGCGTGTCGCTCCAGATGCTGGTGATGATCGGCCACAGTGTGCCCAGAATGATGACCACGCCCAGGATGATCAGCAACCAGACGGCCATGAACAGGAAACCCTCGCGACTCAGGGGGCCGGCCAGCTGTTTGGCGTCGCGATGCGGCGTGAAGTATACGGCGATGACCGTGAGCACGATCCAGGAAAGGATGAAGATGAGCAGGGGCAGCGCAACGCCGCCCTTGCCGAAGGCGTGCAGGGAGTCCACCACGCCGCTGCGGACAAGGTACGTGGCGAAAAAGCAGGTGATGAGCGCCAGGGACGCGAGGAACGCGTTGGTGCGCGGCAGGGCGCCGCGGCGGCGCTCCAGCACCGCGGTGTGCAGAAACGCCGTGCCTACGA encodes the following:
- a CDS encoding heme lyase CcmF/NrfE family subunit codes for the protein MYLFAYFCLLAAMFAAIAGTAYAAWNAWQNRSARNVWLERAQVVVTALLTVASIILFIAFMRKDYSLAYVADYSDNFLHLFYRMTAFWAGQAGSLLFWAWVTALFGAAFLLAPGYKRLAAPTRQWYWMLFLLVEGFFLLLLTCWSNPFITLTPAPGDGRGLNPLLQHPGMIFHPPLLFLGYAGFCIPGCLGLAQRIAGRQSGELSWVAAARNASLVAWLFLTAGIILGGWWSYMELGWGGYWAWDPVENASLIPWFVGTAFLHTAVLERRRGALPRTNAFLASLALITCFFATYLVRSGVVDSLHAFGKGGVALPLLIFILSWIVLTVIAVYFTPHRDAKQLAGPLSREGFLFMAVWLLIILGVVIILGTLWPIITSIWSDTPVGLDQGFYNRVCLPFFVLLTVLLAVCPFLGWNKGIVRSTLFFGVVGVFFGVAVMFGLGGMTIPLALLGAAAALAVVVGSLGSLLSDKSLRRRRTAWGAYGVHFGLALVVLGVAFSGPYKVEEDFLMAPGESVVMDGYTFTLKDLHQGETPGMIYLEAQLEVTRDGKVLGTLKPQRRAYRKFDSPFAEASTIPRVGNELYATLLGLAQDGKASLRLSTHPLINWMWVGGTLMCILPFLGLTRPRDPADKPAPGDANGA
- a CDS encoding cytochrome c biogenesis protein encodes the protein MNIRFLLALAAGVAVFGSQLLVWLYAPVEMTLGPIQKIFYLHLPCAWWALMSFFVVFVASIAYLLKRNFFWDRLAGAAAELGVLLALLALATGSIWGRVSWNVWWTWDPRLTTTLVMWFIYAGYLLIRSLSMQPGRRAVVSAVLGIVAFLDVPLVFYSARLWRSIHPAVFSASGGGLEPEMKLTLFVCLGAFGLLWAALLLGRLWQMNAAERIEARIIWKEH
- a CDS encoding CcmD family protein: MDPTGFLIAGNAVVWIGMGAYLAFLALNQKRLGERLTQLERLTHDEDEDTRA
- a CDS encoding heme exporter protein CcmB; this encodes MLKPTMLIAAKDLRLTLTRGAGLVQALLLGLVLVFVFSLSRQAGDLVPAQTAATIFWLASLFSLVLMSNALFSLEEESNARPGLILSPAPLASVWAGKALASGLLLVASQLAFMPATIIFLGNEPSGPAESWLVGIAGILVVDWGLVAVGALLGALAQGQAGRESLLSLVLFPLVVPVLLAGIRLTTGFLEGASPLGAGSWLGLALGFGALYSAVGLLLFPVLYRAGD